The following coding sequences lie in one Rutidosis leptorrhynchoides isolate AG116_Rl617_1_P2 chromosome 4, CSIRO_AGI_Rlap_v1, whole genome shotgun sequence genomic window:
- the LOC139904647 gene encoding chaperone protein dnaJ GFA2, mitochondrial-like: MAAKDYYDTLKVNKNVTASEIKNAYYMLAKKWHPDVNKNDPEAAETMFKKISKAYEVLKDEEKRAQYDQDQALKDEEKRAQYDHSYHQKCGFGGPVDCDFGGNDVKVTLELSFMEAVLGCTRNVVFETESTCKVCGGTGIFGFKRSCKTCNAKKVVRGPKSVKVDIMPGVDTNEELSISGSGGADPDGNQPGDLYVVIKVQDHPVFRRQGPDIHVDAFLNKTQARLGETIQVPTLTGDVLLKVLPGTHRGEQVVMKGKGRLH, translated from the exons ATGGCTGCTAAAGATTATTATGATACACTCAAAGTCAATAAGAATGTGACTGCATCAGAAATTAAGAACGCCTATTACATG TTAGCAAAGAAGTGGCATCCAGATGTAAATAAAAATGATCCAGAAGCAGCTGAAACAATGTTTAAGAAAATTTCAAAGGCATACGAG GTTCTGAAAGATGAGGAGAAACGAGCACAATATGACCAGGACCAG GCTCTGAAAGATGAGGAGAAACGAGCACAATATGACCAT TCTTATCATCAGAAATGTGGTTTTGGTGGGCCAGTTGATTGCGATTTTGGTGGCAATGATGTTAAG GTAACCCTTGAACTTTCCTTTATGGAAGCTGTGCTGGGATGTACCAGAAACGTAGTCTTCGAGACCGAGTCGACTTGTAAAGTTTGTGGTGGAACTGGTATATTTGGCTTTAAG CGGTCATGCAAGACATGCAATGCCAAGAAGGTTGTGAGAGGACCAAAGTCGGTGAAAGTAGATATAATGCCAg GAGTTGATACAAATGAAGAATTAAGTATTTCTGGAAGTGGTGGGGCAGATCCAGATGGTAACCAGCCTGGTGATCTTTATGTTGTCATCAAG GTGCAAGATCACCCTGTTTTTCGACGACAAGGACCAGATATTCATGTTGATGCTTTTCTGAATAAGACTCAG GCAAGGTTGGGAGAAACTATACAAGTCCCAACATTGACGGGTGACGTTCTTCTTAAG GTTCTTCCGGGAACCCATCGTGGTGAACAAGTAGTAATGAAGGGAAAAGGTAGATTGCATTGA